Proteins co-encoded in one Meiothermus sp. genomic window:
- the mgsA gene encoding methylglyoxal synthase — protein MKALALIAHDGKKTDMVSFAKDHKDLLVRFPLIATGTTGRLLKEKAGLGVTCMLSGPLGGDQQIGAMVAEDKVLAVIFLRDPLQAQPHEPDVQALMRVCDVHNVPLATNLTAAEAILAWLQSELSANERQVGR, from the coding sequence ATGAAAGCACTGGCCCTCATTGCCCACGATGGCAAGAAAACCGATATGGTATCGTTTGCCAAAGACCACAAAGATCTATTGGTACGCTTTCCTCTGATAGCTACGGGCACTACCGGGCGGCTGTTAAAGGAGAAGGCCGGTCTGGGTGTGACCTGTATGCTCTCAGGGCCACTTGGGGGCGACCAGCAGATTGGGGCTATGGTAGCTGAAGACAAAGTACTGGCTGTTATCTTTCTGCGCGACCCACTTCAGGCCCAGCCCCACGAACCCGACGTTCAGGCCCTGATGCGGGTCTGTGATGTGCATAACGTACCCCTTGCTACCAACCTGACGGCTGCTGAGGCGATACTGGCCTGGCTGCAAAGTGAGCTATCGGCCAACGAACGGCAGGTGGGTCGCTAG
- a CDS encoding tetratricopeptide repeat protein encodes MQVVLEALHKGDYDTAFETLIRTLALAQGQEAAEAALLLAEAYSLYGEGGIDGANRALEEGLSSVPLLGSHPRYRSILGEMRALEGASEEEVRQILPKTADPRALYHQAQALMYLGLPEEALEILNRPLELPAFLAWRAHTLRGKALERLGQAAEAAAAYKEASRLAVGMEHYWNLIDASAMFVEAGMGLEALQALQEAETDVPELEDPEEAATRYYLIARSHLLLGNPNLALEAIQRALEMERAGAEPAHGTPLVHGQALMQLGQPREAIEAFQEAVRRAEEPDKSYALHELAVAYLEAGELAEAEATLREVLRDPEYGHLGDAYGDLAEVLYRLGRYDEAAQAAQAAIRQGSPSAGHLILGNLAYDLLHLEEALEHYIQACETAPEGSRDWVTAQQMVVDTLAQLGFRHPNEIIARSEAVLPYLHPADEWHQALSSYLERARNLVDGNRTLN; translated from the coding sequence ATGCAGGTAGTACTCGAGGCCCTCCACAAAGGCGACTACGATACGGCGTTTGAAACGCTGATACGCACGCTGGCGCTGGCGCAAGGGCAGGAAGCAGCCGAGGCAGCCCTATTGCTGGCCGAGGCCTACTCCCTGTACGGCGAGGGGGGTATTGATGGGGCCAACCGGGCCCTGGAAGAGGGCTTGAGCAGCGTGCCCTTGCTTGGGTCTCATCCCCGCTATCGCTCCATTCTGGGTGAGATGCGTGCACTGGAGGGCGCTTCGGAGGAAGAAGTACGGCAAATTCTGCCAAAAACAGCCGATCCTCGAGCCCTTTACCACCAGGCCCAGGCGCTGATGTATCTGGGCTTGCCAGAAGAAGCCCTGGAAATCCTGAACCGCCCCCTCGAGCTGCCCGCTTTTCTGGCCTGGCGCGCCCATACCCTGCGGGGGAAAGCTCTCGAGCGGCTGGGGCAGGCTGCCGAGGCGGCCGCAGCCTACAAAGAAGCCTCGCGCCTGGCCGTCGGGATGGAGCATTACTGGAACCTGATTGATGCTTCGGCAATGTTCGTGGAGGCCGGAATGGGCCTCGAGGCCCTGCAAGCCCTGCAGGAAGCCGAAACCGATGTACCCGAGCTGGAAGACCCTGAAGAGGCGGCCACCCGCTACTACCTGATTGCGCGCAGCCATCTCCTGCTTGGCAACCCCAACCTGGCCCTCGAGGCCATCCAGCGGGCTTTGGAGATGGAGCGGGCGGGTGCAGAACCGGCTCACGGTACACCCTTGGTGCACGGGCAGGCCCTTATGCAGCTGGGACAGCCCCGTGAGGCCATTGAGGCTTTCCAGGAGGCTGTACGGCGGGCCGAAGAGCCAGACAAAAGCTATGCCTTACATGAGCTGGCTGTCGCATACCTGGAAGCCGGGGAGCTGGCCGAGGCCGAGGCTACCCTGCGGGAGGTTTTGCGTGACCCCGAGTACGGCCATCTGGGCGATGCCTACGGAGATTTGGCCGAGGTACTCTACCGCCTGGGCCGTTACGACGAGGCAGCCCAGGCAGCTCAAGCGGCAATTCGCCAGGGAAGCCCGAGTGCTGGACACCTGATTTTGGGTAACCTGGCCTACGACCTGCTGCACCTGGAGGAGGCTCTCGAGCATTACATCCAGGCCTGCGAAACTGCCCCCGAGGGCAGCCGCGATTGGGTCACAGCCCAACAAATGGTGGTGGATACCCTGGCCCAGCTAGGCTTTCGTCATCCAAACGAAATAATTGCACGCAGCGAGGCAGTGCTTCCCTACCTACACCCTGCCGACGAATGGCACCAAGCTCTTAGCAGCTACCTCGAGCGGGCCCGCAACCTGGTGGATGGCAACCGAACGCTCAACTAG